In one Ralstonia pickettii genomic region, the following are encoded:
- a CDS encoding ABC transporter permease produces MIGIEYRQVAAVAAKELRDRLRNRWVLAVAVVFAVFSLVISYFGGAEQGTLGPRSIEFVITSLVGLVIYLIPLIALLLGFDAVVGERERGSLDLLLALPLTRVELLLGKYLGLAAALTLSTLGGFALMAVLLWHQFGSAGLYQAAGFVLSSVLLGLVFLSLALFVSVVSRERTRASGAAIALWFGFVLIFDLLLLGLLVATGGSFGGQALAYLLLLNPTDIFRILNVFSLDQLRGLHGLVSIVPPALGNPWAMGAAMLAWIAAPLALAAWRFRA; encoded by the coding sequence ATGATCGGCATCGAATATCGGCAAGTGGCCGCCGTCGCGGCCAAAGAACTGCGTGATCGCCTGCGCAACCGATGGGTGCTCGCGGTGGCCGTCGTCTTCGCCGTGTTCTCGCTCGTGATCAGCTACTTTGGCGGCGCAGAGCAGGGCACGCTCGGGCCGCGTTCCATCGAGTTCGTCATTACCAGCTTGGTCGGCCTCGTCATCTACCTGATCCCGCTGATTGCGCTGTTGCTTGGGTTCGACGCCGTTGTCGGCGAGCGCGAGCGCGGCTCGCTCGATCTGCTGCTGGCCCTCCCGCTGACGCGCGTGGAACTGCTGCTGGGCAAATACCTCGGGCTCGCCGCAGCGCTCACCCTGTCGACGTTGGGTGGCTTCGCGCTGATGGCCGTGCTCCTGTGGCACCAGTTCGGCTCGGCGGGGCTGTATCAGGCGGCTGGCTTCGTGCTGAGTTCGGTGCTGCTGGGGCTGGTCTTTCTGAGCCTGGCGCTGTTCGTCTCTGTCGTCAGCCGTGAGCGCACGCGTGCTTCGGGCGCCGCCATCGCGCTGTGGTTTGGCTTCGTGCTGATATTCGACCTGTTGCTGCTCGGCCTACTCGTCGCCACCGGCGGCAGCTTTGGCGGCCAGGCGCTGGCGTATCTGCTGCTGCTCAATCCCACCGATATTTTTCGCATCCTCAACGTGTTTTCGCTGGACCAGCTGCGGGGCTTGCATGGCCTCGTCAGCATCGTGCCGCCTGCCCTGGGCAACCCGTGGGCGATGGGCGCGGCGATGCTGGCTTGGATTGCCGCGCCGCTGGCACTGGCCGCCTGGAGATTCCGCGCATGA
- a CDS encoding nitrous oxide reductase accessory protein NosL — MNPDRRRLLAAALAGSAALIGLAACGRQAEATLVPAEADAATTCDLDGMLVADYPGPKAQLYYQGDATPHWCCDTVEMFNTLLKPEQAREIRAALVQDMGQADWEHPRGHWFDAKTGYYVFGSRRRGSMGPTVASFRLEADARAFIARDGGKLLRYAEVTPDMVDLSGGALHDGRM; from the coding sequence ATGAACCCGGATCGTCGCCGCCTGCTGGCGGCTGCCCTGGCCGGATCGGCCGCCCTGATTGGTCTGGCTGCCTGTGGCCGGCAGGCCGAAGCCACCCTTGTCCCCGCTGAAGCCGACGCGGCGACCACCTGCGATCTGGACGGCATGCTGGTGGCGGATTATCCAGGGCCCAAGGCGCAGCTCTATTACCAGGGCGACGCGACGCCGCACTGGTGCTGCGATACGGTGGAAATGTTCAACACACTGCTCAAGCCGGAGCAGGCGCGGGAAATCCGGGCGGCGCTCGTGCAGGACATGGGCCAGGCCGACTGGGAGCATCCTCGTGGCCACTGGTTTGACGCCAAGACCGGCTATTACGTGTTCGGCAGCCGGCGCCGCGGCTCGATGGGGCCGACGGTCGCGAGCTTCCGGCTGGAAGCCGATGCCCGCGCGTTCATTGCCCGCGACGGTGGCAAGCTGCTGCGCTACGCCGAAGTGACGCCAGACATGGTGGATCTCAGCGGTGGCGCGCTGCACGACGGGCGGATGTAG
- a CDS encoding nitrous oxide reductase accessory protein NosL: MRLRRSGWMTVALLAASLWWYGVYASRRVEPEIPTEICFVAAPTPYDPRSGTAPDAPRAIPPNARCPVCGAFPSRAPDWAAQVIFADGDAYFFDSPLSLFIYLRNLPRYAAGRKSADIAAAYVRAVGDGRWIAALQAVYVWGSDVPGPMRRGNLPAFRNHTDARDFITRHGGSVTGSAGITAERLRALEPSQPHPAGRHT, encoded by the coding sequence ATGCGGCTGCGTCGATCGGGCTGGATGACAGTCGCTTTGCTGGCGGCCTCGCTCTGGTGGTATGGCGTGTATGCGAGCCGCCGGGTGGAGCCCGAGATTCCCACCGAAATCTGCTTCGTTGCGGCGCCAACGCCCTATGACCCGCGCTCGGGCACGGCGCCCGATGCGCCGCGCGCCATCCCGCCCAACGCACGCTGCCCGGTCTGCGGCGCGTTTCCGTCGCGCGCGCCGGATTGGGCAGCCCAGGTCATCTTTGCCGACGGCGACGCGTACTTCTTCGACTCGCCATTGAGCCTGTTCATTTACTTGCGCAACCTGCCGCGCTACGCCGCCGGCCGGAAATCGGCCGACATTGCCGCCGCCTACGTGCGTGCAGTTGGCGACGGGCGCTGGATTGCCGCGCTGCAGGCCGTCTACGTGTGGGGGTCTGACGTGCCGGGGCCAATGCGCAGGGGCAATCTCCCTGCCTTCCGGAATCACACGGATGCGCGCGATTTCATTACGCGCCACGGCGGATCAGTCACGGGCTCCGCCGGCATTACCGCAGAACGCCTCCGGGCGTTGGAACCCTCGCAGCCCCATCCGGCAGGTCGGCACACCTAG
- the flhB gene encoding flagellar biosynthesis protein FlhB, whose amino-acid sequence MSEESDLEKTEPASPRRLEQAREEGDVPRSRELASFALTAVSAGGLWVMGDSIVRAASAFLARCLEFHRYNYTSGQDQWNYVTGQFMPLAMALGGLMLMLVIAALSPLALTRGAISFKPLSPDISRLFKLQGLTRMFSLEGLMELPRLLIKLFLIAGVGWLLVRYYRGDLIELPQQDLGVAMRDTLHVAGVAFLCMAAVMMLVAAVDVPLSLWQYARKHRMTKEEVRKEHRESEGDPHVKGRIRNLQRQAAQRRMMADVPKADVIVTNPTHYAVALRYSEKEGGAPRVLAKGADMVAAKIRELGTEHKIPILEAPPLARALYRHTEIGHQIPEALYAAVAEVLAYVYQLRRLHQVGGRVPVRPTDLPVPAELDPGPQPGPDDEPEDA is encoded by the coding sequence ATGTCCGAAGAAAGCGATCTCGAAAAAACCGAACCAGCCTCTCCGAGGCGCCTCGAGCAGGCGCGCGAGGAAGGCGACGTTCCCAGATCACGGGAACTGGCTTCGTTCGCCCTCACGGCAGTGTCCGCGGGCGGTTTGTGGGTGATGGGCGACTCGATCGTGCGCGCCGCATCGGCGTTTCTGGCGCGCTGCCTGGAGTTCCACCGCTACAACTACACCAGCGGGCAGGACCAGTGGAACTACGTGACCGGCCAGTTCATGCCGCTGGCCATGGCCCTGGGCGGGCTGATGCTGATGCTGGTGATTGCCGCGCTGTCGCCGTTGGCGCTCACGCGCGGGGCCATCTCGTTCAAGCCGCTGTCCCCCGACATTTCGCGCCTGTTCAAGCTGCAGGGGCTGACGCGCATGTTCTCGCTGGAGGGGCTGATGGAGCTGCCCCGCCTGCTGATCAAGCTGTTCCTGATTGCCGGTGTGGGCTGGCTGCTGGTCCGGTATTACCGCGGTGATCTGATCGAACTCCCGCAGCAGGACCTGGGCGTTGCCATGCGCGACACCCTGCACGTGGCCGGCGTGGCCTTCCTCTGCATGGCAGCGGTGATGATGCTGGTGGCGGCCGTGGATGTGCCGCTGTCGTTGTGGCAATACGCGCGCAAGCACCGCATGACCAAGGAAGAAGTGCGCAAGGAGCACCGCGAGTCCGAAGGCGATCCGCACGTCAAGGGCCGCATCCGCAACCTGCAGCGCCAGGCGGCCCAGCGCCGGATGATGGCCGACGTGCCTAAAGCCGACGTGATCGTCACCAACCCGACGCACTACGCCGTCGCGCTGCGCTATTCCGAGAAGGAAGGCGGCGCGCCGCGCGTGCTGGCCAAGGGCGCCGACATGGTGGCGGCCAAGATCCGCGAGCTGGGCACGGAGCACAAGATTCCCATTCTGGAAGCGCCCCCGCTGGCCCGGGCGCTGTACCGCCACACCGAGATCGGCCACCAGATTCCCGAGGCGCTTTACGCCGCCGTGGCCGAAGTGCTCGCCTATGTCTACCAGTTGCGCCGCCTGCATCAGGTAGGCGGCCGAGTGCCGGTGCGCCCGACCGACCTGCCGGTGCCTGCCGAGTTGGACCCGGGGCCACAGCCCGGCCCGGACGACGAGCCCGAAGACGCATAA
- the flhA gene encoding flagellar biosynthesis protein FlhA, giving the protein MNAALLRVTDILRKGDYRSAAGPVLIILILAMMVLPLPPFILDLLFTFNIALSIIVLLISMHTLKPLDFSSFPSILLITTLMRLSLNVASTRVVLMEGHTGPDAAGKVIEAFGHFLVGGNYTVGIVLFVILVIINFMVISKGAGRIAEVSARFTLDAMPGKQMAIDADLNAGLIREDEARKRRTEIAQEAEFFGSMDGASKFVRGDSVAGIAILLINIVGGLAVGVLQHGMDVGHAATNYTLLTIGDGLVAQIPALVISTAAGIMVSRVSTDKDVGQQLSSELFAMPTVLMTTAGVLGLLGLVPGMPHFPFILFGGGLGYLGWYLKKKREVPEIEPVLQAIAPVDTPEASWDDVAWVDVLGLEIGYRLIPLVDKSQDGELLRRIKGIRKKFTQDMGFLAPVVHIRDNLELGPSSYRITLKGVEIGHGEVQQGKFLAINPGGQDGMGGHGGMGGLGGRLGTQLPGTPTVDPTFGLPAMWITADVRDRAQAEGYTVVDCSTVIATHVNQLIYTHSTELLGRLEVQQLLDHLGKEAPKLVEDVVPKLLPVATVQKVLQNLLDEGLHIRDIRTIVETLAEHGGRTQDPAELTAAVRVALGRAIAQQLFPNKTEMQVVTLDPNLENILLQSVVGSNAGPIEPQLADSLMQAAADSSRQHEQMGQTGVLLVPPALRPMLARLFKRAAPSLRVLSHAEIPDHRTIKVVAMLGGRA; this is encoded by the coding sequence ATGAACGCCGCACTGCTCCGAGTCACCGACATCCTGCGCAAGGGCGACTACCGCTCCGCCGCGGGCCCGGTGCTCATCATCCTGATCCTGGCGATGATGGTGCTGCCATTGCCGCCGTTCATCCTGGACCTGCTGTTCACCTTCAACATCGCGCTGTCGATCATCGTGCTGCTGATCAGCATGCACACGCTCAAGCCGCTGGATTTCTCGTCGTTCCCGAGCATCCTGCTGATCACCACGCTGATGCGGCTGTCGCTGAACGTGGCGTCCACGCGCGTGGTGCTGATGGAAGGCCACACCGGCCCCGACGCCGCCGGCAAGGTGATCGAGGCGTTCGGCCACTTCCTCGTGGGCGGCAACTACACCGTCGGCATCGTGCTGTTCGTCATCCTGGTGATCATCAACTTCATGGTGATCAGCAAGGGCGCGGGCCGCATCGCCGAGGTCAGCGCGCGCTTCACGCTCGATGCGATGCCCGGCAAGCAGATGGCGATCGACGCCGACCTGAACGCCGGCCTCATCCGTGAAGACGAAGCCCGCAAGCGCCGCACGGAGATCGCCCAGGAAGCCGAATTCTTCGGCTCCATGGACGGTGCCAGCAAGTTCGTGCGCGGCGATTCGGTGGCGGGTATCGCCATCCTGCTGATCAACATCGTCGGCGGCCTGGCGGTGGGCGTGCTCCAGCACGGCATGGACGTGGGCCACGCGGCCACCAACTACACGCTGCTGACCATCGGCGATGGCCTGGTCGCGCAGATTCCCGCGCTGGTGATCTCCACCGCGGCGGGCATCATGGTCAGCCGCGTCTCCACCGACAAGGACGTCGGCCAGCAACTGTCGAGCGAGCTGTTTGCCATGCCGACGGTGCTGATGACCACCGCCGGCGTGCTGGGCCTGCTGGGCCTGGTGCCGGGCATGCCGCACTTCCCGTTCATCCTGTTTGGGGGCGGCCTGGGCTATCTGGGCTGGTACCTGAAGAAGAAGCGCGAAGTGCCCGAGATCGAGCCCGTGCTGCAGGCCATTGCCCCGGTGGATACGCCCGAAGCGAGCTGGGACGACGTTGCGTGGGTCGACGTGCTGGGCCTGGAAATCGGCTACCGCCTGATCCCGCTGGTCGACAAGAGCCAGGACGGCGAGCTGCTGCGCCGCATCAAGGGCATCCGCAAGAAGTTCACGCAGGACATGGGTTTCCTGGCGCCGGTGGTACACATCCGCGACAACCTAGAACTGGGCCCGTCGTCGTACCGCATCACGCTCAAGGGCGTGGAAATCGGCCACGGCGAGGTGCAGCAGGGCAAGTTCCTCGCCATCAACCCGGGCGGCCAGGACGGCATGGGTGGTCATGGCGGCATGGGTGGCCTCGGTGGTCGACTGGGCACGCAACTGCCCGGCACCCCGACCGTGGACCCGACCTTTGGTCTGCCTGCCATGTGGATCACCGCCGATGTGCGCGATCGCGCGCAGGCCGAGGGCTACACCGTGGTCGACTGCAGCACGGTCATCGCCACGCACGTCAATCAGTTGATTTACACCCATAGCACCGAGCTTCTCGGCCGTTTGGAAGTCCAGCAATTGCTCGATCATTTGGGCAAGGAAGCACCGAAGCTGGTCGAAGACGTTGTGCCGAAGCTGTTGCCCGTCGCGACCGTGCAGAAGGTGCTGCAGAACCTGCTGGACGAAGGCCTGCACATCCGCGATATCCGGACCATCGTCGAGACGCTGGCGGAGCACGGAGGCAGGACGCAAGACCCCGCCGAACTCACCGCCGCCGTGCGTGTGGCGCTGGGCCGGGCGATTGCCCAGCAGCTCTTCCCGAACAAGACCGAAATGCAGGTCGTCACGCTTGACCCGAATCTGGAGAACATCTTGCTGCAAAGCGTCGTTGGCTCTAACGCCGGCCCGATCGAACCGCAACTGGCTGACTCGCTCATGCAGGCGGCAGCGGACTCGTCGCGGCAGCACGAACAGATGGGTCAGACCGGCGTCCTGCTCGTGCCGCCCGCACTGCGCCCGATGCTCGCCCGCCTGTTCAAGCGTGCCGCACCGAGCCTGCGCGTGCTGTCGCACGCAGAAATTCCGGATCACCGAACGATTAAGGTTGTCGCCATGCTTGGAGGCCGCGCATGA
- the flhF gene encoding flagellar biosynthesis protein FlhF, producing MKMHRFTGLTSRDVLRKVRDQLGDGALILSNRAIPGGIEIIAASDSHVDALVDTQSSAPKTAQRRPMAPAPIPEPAPIAAATAAVAAAQAPAEEASQTETPAPNALARLRNRFIASRRTPAQEDAPAASVAPVTQAAKPAGRTLQTRVDDDVAFGEEDALAASTRMLAGLSLDRANAEVAQSAAQALASTAQFIARRTAVEDDEPEMESTARFAARREQPREQAHEQEERPVSLRSFAERVEAQARNLRAEQQKAEAPVKARIDAQADAGKASDIFVRVEDTMAKPEAPRDDVSLQRSAFQADVKESIRAETDVMTRRMVGEIETLKSTLNDAMSSLASLGVKLGDPVRTRLFQTMLNAGFSAQLTRYVLENMPQHDTYEGALDFVQRAIEKNLSTVSDENSLLDQGGVFALMGPTGVGKTTTTAKLAARFVLRHGASRVALLSTDSYRIGGHEQLRIYGKILGVSVHAVKDAQDLSLALNDLREKHVVLIDTIGMSQRDRAVSEQMAMLHAVGPSIKRLLLLNAASNGKTLDEVVGAYRDANLAGCILTKIDEAASVGHAMDVMIRRRLPLHYVSYGQRVPEDIAVPNKKLLIHRSFRAGAEQSSFTLDSDESLLVAQGAVSRNAGNREPGLAAFDFA from the coding sequence ATGAAAATGCATCGATTTACCGGACTGACGTCGCGTGACGTGTTGCGCAAGGTCCGCGACCAACTGGGCGATGGCGCTCTGATCCTGTCGAACCGCGCCATTCCCGGCGGCATCGAGATCATCGCGGCATCCGATTCGCACGTGGATGCGCTGGTCGATACGCAGTCGTCGGCACCCAAGACGGCACAGCGCCGCCCGATGGCTCCGGCTCCGATTCCCGAGCCCGCACCGATTGCCGCTGCAACCGCAGCCGTGGCGGCCGCTCAGGCACCTGCTGAAGAAGCCTCGCAAACCGAGACCCCTGCACCCAACGCGCTGGCCCGTCTGCGCAACCGCTTTATTGCTTCGCGCCGCACGCCGGCACAGGAAGACGCACCGGCAGCGTCGGTTGCCCCGGTCACTCAGGCCGCCAAGCCGGCCGGCCGCACGCTGCAAACGCGCGTGGACGACGACGTGGCGTTTGGCGAAGAAGATGCGCTGGCCGCGTCCACCCGCATGCTGGCGGGCCTGTCGCTCGACCGCGCCAATGCCGAGGTTGCCCAGTCCGCGGCGCAGGCCCTGGCCAGCACCGCCCAGTTCATCGCCCGCCGCACAGCGGTGGAAGACGACGAGCCGGAGATGGAATCGACCGCCCGCTTTGCCGCACGCCGTGAGCAGCCACGCGAGCAGGCACATGAACAGGAAGAGCGCCCGGTTTCGCTGCGCAGCTTTGCCGAGCGCGTGGAAGCCCAGGCCCGCAACCTCCGTGCAGAACAGCAGAAGGCCGAAGCGCCTGTAAAGGCCCGCATCGACGCGCAAGCCGACGCAGGCAAGGCGTCCGACATTTTCGTCCGCGTGGAGGACACGATGGCCAAGCCCGAAGCCCCGCGTGATGACGTGAGCCTGCAGCGTTCGGCCTTCCAGGCCGACGTGAAGGAAAGCATCCGTGCCGAGACCGACGTGATGACCCGCCGCATGGTCGGCGAGATCGAAACGCTCAAGAGCACGCTGAACGACGCCATGTCGAGCCTGGCCTCGCTGGGCGTGAAGCTGGGCGACCCGGTGCGTACGCGCCTGTTCCAGACCATGCTCAACGCAGGGTTCTCGGCACAGCTCACGCGCTACGTGCTGGAGAACATGCCGCAGCACGACACGTACGAAGGCGCGCTGGATTTTGTGCAGCGTGCGATTGAAAAGAACCTGAGCACCGTGTCGGACGAGAACAGCCTGCTCGACCAGGGCGGCGTGTTTGCCCTGATGGGCCCGACCGGCGTGGGCAAGACCACCACGACCGCCAAGCTGGCCGCACGCTTCGTGCTGCGCCATGGCGCATCGCGTGTGGCACTGCTCTCAACCGACAGCTACCGGATCGGCGGCCACGAACAGCTGCGCATCTACGGCAAGATTCTGGGCGTCTCGGTGCATGCCGTGAAAGACGCGCAGGACCTGAGCCTGGCGCTGAACGACCTGCGCGAGAAGCACGTGGTGCTGATCGACACCATCGGCATGAGCCAGCGCGACCGCGCCGTGTCCGAACAGATGGCGATGCTGCATGCCGTGGGCCCGTCGATCAAGCGCCTGCTGCTGCTCAACGCTGCCAGCAACGGCAAGACGCTCGATGAAGTCGTGGGTGCCTACCGCGACGCCAACCTGGCCGGCTGCATCCTCACCAAGATCGACGAGGCTGCCTCCGTGGGCCACGCGATGGACGTGATGATCCGCCGCCGCCTGCCGCTGCACTACGTCTCGTACGGCCAGCGAGTGCCGGAAGACATTGCGGTGCCGAACAAGAAGCTGCTGATCCACCGCTCGTTCCGGGCCGGTGCGGAGCAGTCGTCGTTCACGCTGGATTCGGACGAATCGCTGCTCGTGGCCCAGGGTGCGGTGTCACGCAACGCAGGCAACCGCGAACCCGGCCTGGCCGCTTTCGATTTCGCCTGA
- a CDS encoding MinD/ParA family ATP-binding protein, whose product MTTPFAKDQAAGLRRMLGHAAARRVLVIGAEEQVDDFVDNLRIALSGMGRDTAVVSAQTVLAMAGVLEQHDETADVTLVAAHFGTRALGTVAEACDDVLLTFSDGPEGIKSAYTLLKKTAVLQGGAGIRTVVCGAHSVDSAVRVFGNLANTVGQYLNTRIDFAGYLPEDRHVELALSLGKPVASAFPASPSAMAFRQLAEEMLSWASAEAQAGDGSAPSRVVMSARAPAQPADESAQATSMSASTATPGATARAAELVY is encoded by the coding sequence ATGACGACGCCATTCGCCAAGGATCAAGCCGCAGGGCTGCGGCGCATGCTGGGTCATGCCGCTGCCCGCCGCGTGCTCGTGATCGGCGCGGAAGAGCAGGTCGATGACTTTGTCGACAACCTGCGCATCGCGCTGTCCGGCATGGGCCGCGATACCGCTGTGGTGAGCGCGCAGACCGTGCTGGCCATGGCCGGTGTGCTCGAGCAGCACGACGAGACGGCGGATGTGACGCTGGTGGCCGCGCATTTCGGCACGCGGGCGCTCGGCACCGTGGCCGAAGCGTGCGACGACGTGCTGCTGACCTTCTCGGATGGTCCGGAAGGCATCAAGAGCGCTTACACGCTGCTCAAGAAAACCGCCGTGCTGCAAGGCGGCGCCGGCATCCGCACCGTGGTGTGCGGCGCGCATTCGGTGGATTCCGCCGTGCGCGTGTTCGGCAACCTGGCCAACACCGTGGGCCAGTACTTGAACACCCGGATCGATTTCGCCGGCTACCTCCCCGAGGACCGGCACGTAGAACTCGCGCTCTCGCTCGGCAAGCCCGTGGCGAGTGCGTTTCCCGCATCGCCTTCGGCCATGGCCTTCCGCCAGCTTGCCGAAGAAATGTTGAGCTGGGCCAGCGCCGAGGCCCAAGCCGGTGATGGCAGTGCGCCGTCGCGGGTGGTCATGTCGGCGCGGGCACCGGCACAGCCGGCAGATGAATCGGCGCAGGCAACGTCAATGTCGGCATCGACAGCGACACCCGGCGCCACCGCACGCGCGGCCGAATTGGTTTATTGA
- a CDS encoding RNA polymerase sigma factor FliA: protein MNEASKAGMDMYTATGRKTKSDEMATYAPLVRRIANQMMVKLPASVELDDLIQAGMMGLLDALSRYEETQGVQFEFYAAQRIRGAILDELRGSDWLPRGLRRNARTIEQAIQKLQQQKGRAPTETEIAVALGMSLAEYQKQLVDLQGSQLLYYEDFDREDADAFIENRAPENDATPLDQLLDHDLRESVVAAIEGLPEREKLMMSLYYEQDLNLREIGAVMGVSESRVCQIHSQAIARIRSRLRDRAWLPTPT from the coding sequence ATGAACGAAGCGTCAAAGGCAGGCATGGATATGTACACCGCAACCGGTCGCAAGACCAAGTCCGACGAGATGGCCACGTACGCACCGCTCGTGCGTCGCATTGCCAACCAGATGATGGTCAAGCTGCCGGCCAGCGTTGAGCTGGACGACCTGATCCAGGCCGGCATGATGGGTTTGCTCGATGCGCTGTCGCGCTATGAGGAAACGCAGGGTGTGCAGTTCGAGTTCTACGCGGCCCAGCGTATCCGCGGCGCGATCCTGGACGAACTGCGCGGCTCGGATTGGCTGCCGCGCGGCCTGCGCCGCAACGCGCGCACGATCGAGCAGGCAATCCAGAAGCTGCAGCAGCAGAAGGGCCGCGCGCCCACCGAAACCGAGATTGCCGTAGCGCTGGGCATGTCGCTGGCCGAATACCAGAAGCAACTGGTCGACCTGCAAGGCAGCCAGTTGCTGTATTACGAAGATTTCGACCGTGAAGACGCCGACGCCTTCATCGAGAACCGCGCACCCGAGAACGACGCCACGCCGCTGGACCAGCTGCTGGACCACGACCTGCGCGAATCGGTGGTCGCTGCCATCGAGGGACTGCCCGAGCGCGAAAAGCTCATGATGAGCCTCTACTACGAGCAGGATCTGAACCTGCGTGAAATCGGCGCCGTGATGGGCGTGTCGGAATCGCGCGTGTGCCAGATCCACAGCCAGGCGATTGCCCGCATCCGTTCGCGCCTGCGCGATCGCGCATGGCTGCCGACGCCGACCTGA
- a CDS encoding nucleobase:cation symporter-2 family protein: MRQSPGQPSPSSSTITGAAADPVNEFLPLPRLFALGLQHLLVMYAGAIAVPLIVGNALGLSKSDLSYLVNCDLFAAGIGTLIQSLGFLMFGIRLPVMMGVTFAAVAPMIAIGVEPGMGLPGIFGASIVSGVFGIAVAPLMGRLLGLFPRVVTGTVIMLIGFSLLSVGINWAAGGQQMIPQVVDGVRHMVPNPAFGDPFGLAIAALVLVTILLLTKFGNALLCNIAVLLGIVTGTLVAAAFGKVSLADASAAPLVTLVTPFYFGMPKFELSAIISMCIVIVITLVESTGMFLALAHVVGKPISRNELTNGLRADGLATVVAGVFNTFPHTSFSQNIGLVSITGVRSRYVAAAGGVLLIVLGLFPKLSYVVASVPQYVLGGAGIVMFGMVAAAGIRMLGMVDFQQQRHNLLIIAVSVGFGMMPTLAPAFFHHFPDWTRPITHSGIVMGTLVAVVLNAWFNGIRGSHEVMHGAAAAAH, encoded by the coding sequence ATGCGCCAATCCCCCGGGCAACCCTCGCCCTCTTCGTCGACGATCACCGGCGCCGCTGCCGATCCCGTCAACGAATTTCTGCCGCTGCCGCGCCTGTTCGCGCTGGGGCTGCAACACCTGCTGGTGATGTACGCCGGGGCGATCGCCGTGCCGCTGATTGTCGGCAATGCGCTCGGCCTGTCAAAGAGCGATCTCTCCTATCTCGTCAATTGCGACCTGTTTGCGGCTGGGATCGGCACGCTGATCCAATCGCTCGGTTTCCTGATGTTCGGGATCCGCCTGCCGGTCATGATGGGCGTCACGTTTGCCGCGGTTGCCCCGATGATCGCCATCGGTGTGGAGCCCGGCATGGGGCTGCCCGGCATCTTCGGGGCGTCGATCGTTTCCGGCGTGTTCGGCATTGCCGTTGCACCGCTGATGGGGCGGCTGCTCGGCCTCTTCCCGCGCGTGGTGACGGGCACGGTCATCATGCTGATCGGTTTTTCGCTGCTGAGCGTGGGGATCAACTGGGCTGCGGGCGGCCAGCAGATGATTCCGCAGGTGGTGGACGGCGTGCGCCACATGGTGCCGAACCCGGCGTTTGGCGATCCGTTCGGCCTCGCCATTGCGGCGCTCGTGCTGGTGACGATCCTGCTGCTGACCAAGTTCGGTAACGCGCTGCTGTGCAATATCGCGGTGCTGCTGGGTATCGTGACGGGCACGCTGGTGGCGGCGGCGTTCGGCAAGGTGTCGCTCGCCGACGCGAGCGCCGCACCCCTGGTGACGCTGGTGACGCCGTTCTACTTCGGCATGCCGAAGTTCGAGCTGTCGGCCATCATCTCGATGTGCATCGTGATCGTGATCACGCTGGTGGAATCGACTGGCATGTTCCTCGCGCTGGCGCACGTGGTCGGCAAGCCGATTTCGCGCAATGAACTGACCAACGGCCTGCGCGCTGACGGCCTGGCGACGGTGGTGGCCGGGGTGTTCAACACGTTCCCGCATACGTCGTTCTCGCAGAACATCGGGCTGGTGTCGATCACGGGCGTGCGTTCGCGCTATGTGGCGGCCGCCGGCGGGGTGTTGCTGATCGTGCTGGGGCTGTTTCCGAAGCTGTCGTACGTGGTGGCATCGGTGCCGCAATACGTGCTGGGTGGCGCAGGCATCGTGATGTTCGGCATGGTGGCCGCTGCCGGCATCCGCATGCTGGGCATGGTCGATTTCCAACAGCAGCGCCACAACCTGCTGATCATCGCGGTATCGGTGGGCTTTGGCATGATGCCCACGCTGGCGCCGGCCTTCTTCCATCACTTCCCGGACTGGACGCGCCCGATCACCCACAGCGGCATCGTGATGGGCACGCTGGTGGCCGTGGTGTTGAACGCCTGGTTCAACGGCATCCGCGGCTCGCACGAAGTGATGCACGGTGCAGCCGCAGCCGCGCATTGA